A portion of the Streptomyces sp. YPW6 genome contains these proteins:
- a CDS encoding TetR/AcrR family transcriptional regulator yields MSNQSVSRPARGPAQPRTPRSPEARQRQQDILAIAMDTFAARGYNNASLAEIAERVGLTQAGVLHYFRSKALLLTSVLELRDQRDIEQLGPERPQGLDFLRHLVDTALRNAEREGIVRLYAVLSAESVTDDHPAQDYFRDRYDGLRAFVADALCEACELPADRAESAGNAANAIIAVMDGLQVQWLLAPDSVDMAASTDLVVTSLLATLAPERFGPPAAG; encoded by the coding sequence GTGAGCAACCAGTCAGTGAGCAGACCGGCACGAGGTCCGGCGCAACCCCGCACACCGCGCAGTCCCGAAGCCCGGCAGCGGCAGCAGGACATCCTGGCCATCGCCATGGACACCTTCGCGGCCCGGGGGTACAACAACGCCTCGCTCGCCGAGATCGCGGAGCGGGTCGGCCTCACCCAGGCAGGGGTGCTGCACTACTTCCGCTCCAAGGCCCTTCTCCTGACCAGCGTGCTCGAACTGCGCGACCAGCGGGACATCGAGCAGCTCGGCCCCGAACGCCCACAGGGGCTGGACTTCCTGCGCCACCTCGTGGACACCGCGCTGCGCAACGCGGAGCGCGAGGGCATCGTCCGCCTGTACGCGGTGCTCTCGGCGGAGTCCGTCACCGACGACCACCCCGCCCAGGACTACTTCCGCGACCGCTACGACGGGCTGCGCGCCTTCGTCGCCGATGCCCTGTGCGAGGCCTGCGAACTGCCCGCCGACCGCGCGGAGTCGGCCGGCAACGCGGCCAACGCCATCATCGCCGTCATGGACGGGCTTCAGGTCCAGTGGCTTCTGGCCCCGGACTCGGTGGACATGGCCGCCTCGACCGATCTCGTGGTCACCTCGCTGCTGGCGACCCTCGCCCCCGAACGTTTCGGCCCGCCCGCGGCAGGCTGA
- a CDS encoding MerR family transcriptional regulator has translation MFSSHDGLCTIGELAEHLGVSVKTVRFYSDRGLLPEASRSAGGHRRYGPDAVQRLGMIRSLRGLDLPLPDVRRILDELDARGDREGAGAGGALEDAVAGRLRGLGSERAALRWREAALRLVQECPAAERPARLRLVGAVAAPPSTAPLARFWRAWLPSRMPARSVTAFLEAAVPAPPDDPRPAQVLAFARLHAFVTRPCGGAGADAGQPRAHGVAGSRAPAVLYAGLAEAYDLAGAELRRGAAPAPGEALDGFVDAYASTYGTRDTPAFRRVLAERLADDPRIDRYWELTAAVISAPGGPPEPTPGSAHDWLFAALEEQSRATGHGGARPPVTSA, from the coding sequence GTGTTCTCGTCGCACGACGGTCTGTGCACCATCGGTGAACTCGCCGAGCACCTGGGCGTCAGCGTCAAGACCGTCCGCTTCTACTCGGACCGCGGGCTGCTGCCGGAGGCGTCCCGGAGCGCCGGCGGGCATCGCAGATACGGTCCGGACGCCGTGCAGCGGCTGGGCATGATCCGCTCGCTGCGCGGCCTGGACCTGCCGCTTCCCGACGTACGGCGCATCCTCGACGAGCTGGACGCGCGGGGCGATCGGGAGGGGGCCGGGGCGGGCGGTGCGCTGGAGGACGCCGTGGCCGGCCGGCTGAGGGGCCTCGGATCCGAACGCGCCGCGCTGCGCTGGCGGGAGGCCGCGCTGAGGCTCGTCCAGGAGTGCCCGGCGGCCGAACGTCCCGCCCGGCTGCGGCTGGTCGGGGCGGTCGCCGCCCCGCCGAGCACCGCCCCACTGGCCCGGTTCTGGCGGGCGTGGCTGCCGTCCCGGATGCCCGCCCGGTCCGTCACGGCATTCCTGGAGGCCGCTGTTCCGGCCCCGCCCGACGACCCGCGGCCGGCCCAGGTCCTCGCCTTCGCCCGGCTGCACGCCTTCGTGACCCGTCCTTGCGGCGGGGCGGGGGCCGATGCCGGTCAGCCCCGGGCGCACGGCGTCGCGGGATCCCGGGCGCCGGCCGTGCTGTACGCGGGGCTGGCGGAGGCCTACGACCTGGCGGGCGCGGAACTGCGCCGGGGTGCGGCGCCCGCTCCCGGTGAGGCCCTGGACGGCTTCGTGGACGCGTACGCGAGCACGTACGGCACCCGGGACACGCCCGCCTTCCGCCGCGTCCTGGCCGAACGGCTCGCGGACGATCCGCGCATCGACCGGTACTGGGAGCTGACGGCCGCGGTGATCAGCGCTCCCGGCGGTCCCCCCGAGCCGACCCCCGGGTCCGCCCACGACTGGCTCTTCGCGGCCCTGGAGGAGCAGTCGCGGGCAACGGGCCACGGCGGCGCGCGGCCTCCGGTCACCTCCGCGTAG
- a CDS encoding alpha/beta fold hydrolase, protein MTVFILVAGVFTGPQVWRETAARLTAEGAGVRTVALTGPGSRPADGGGAVDLETHIADVTEVIDSVVGASRPGAEIVLVGHDYGIHPVLGAADRRPRSIARIVHLDAGMPQDGVPALAAVPDPLLREEAVERAAAAGGGAAGGELPPPAREEWSRWGSTAGLSDAALDGLTALAAPQPLGTLLQPLRLTGAVAAVPSTGVLCTANGPGVEMLQVMVDVGTPAVRALADARVTFFELSTGHWPMLSCPGELAEALIEAAAGGGRLLTPAGSGRTPAHLRPFLLDVPERPRERTRNTDLYLPDGPGPHPAVVFVHGGPVPAEARPTPRDWPTLTGYARHVAGQGVVGVTLDHRLHAVTDYGRAAEDVADAVERVRADPRVDADRVALWFFSGGGPMTARWLADPPGWLRCVAANYPILAPLPGWGLTGSRFHPARVLSRAGRLPVVLVRAGRESAEIAATVEGFVAEAARCGANLEIVDVPEGRHGFETLDPVDGAREAVHRAVGAVLARLKG, encoded by the coding sequence ATGACCGTATTCATTCTGGTGGCCGGGGTGTTCACCGGACCGCAGGTGTGGCGGGAAACCGCCGCCCGGCTGACGGCGGAAGGGGCCGGGGTCCGCACCGTGGCGCTCACCGGACCCGGCAGCCGCCCCGCCGACGGGGGAGGGGCCGTCGACCTGGAGACCCATATCGCGGACGTGACCGAGGTGATCGACTCGGTGGTCGGCGCATCACGGCCCGGTGCGGAGATCGTCCTCGTCGGGCACGACTACGGCATCCACCCGGTGCTCGGTGCGGCCGACCGCCGCCCCCGGTCGATCGCCCGGATCGTGCACCTGGACGCCGGGATGCCGCAGGACGGCGTCCCCGCACTGGCGGCCGTGCCCGACCCTCTCCTGCGGGAGGAGGCGGTGGAGCGCGCCGCCGCGGCCGGGGGAGGGGCGGCGGGAGGTGAACTGCCGCCACCGGCGCGGGAGGAGTGGTCCCGCTGGGGGAGTACCGCGGGCCTCTCCGACGCGGCGCTCGACGGCCTCACCGCCCTCGCGGCGCCGCAGCCGCTGGGCACCCTGCTCCAGCCGCTGCGGCTCACCGGCGCCGTGGCCGCGGTGCCCTCGACGGGAGTGCTGTGCACCGCCAACGGGCCGGGCGTCGAGATGCTCCAGGTCATGGTGGACGTCGGCACTCCCGCCGTCCGGGCGCTCGCCGACGCCCGGGTCACCTTCTTCGAACTGTCCACGGGACACTGGCCGATGCTCTCCTGCCCCGGCGAGCTGGCCGAGGCCCTGATCGAGGCCGCGGCCGGTGGGGGACGCCTGCTCACCCCCGCCGGCTCCGGCCGTACGCCCGCCCATCTGCGGCCGTTCCTCCTCGACGTACCCGAACGCCCCCGTGAGCGCACCAGGAACACCGACCTGTACCTGCCGGACGGTCCGGGGCCGCACCCGGCCGTGGTGTTCGTGCACGGCGGCCCGGTGCCTGCCGAGGCGAGGCCCACGCCCCGGGACTGGCCGACCCTGACGGGGTACGCACGCCATGTGGCCGGTCAGGGCGTCGTGGGGGTGACGCTCGACCACCGTCTGCACGCCGTGACCGACTACGGCCGGGCCGCCGAGGACGTGGCCGACGCCGTGGAGCGGGTGCGCGCCGACCCACGGGTGGACGCGGACCGGGTCGCCCTGTGGTTCTTCTCGGGCGGGGGTCCGATGACGGCGCGGTGGCTGGCCGACCCGCCGGGGTGGCTGCGCTGCGTGGCCGCGAACTACCCGATCCTCGCGCCGCTGCCGGGCTGGGGGCTGACCGGCTCCCGTTTCCACCCCGCCCGGGTGCTCTCCCGGGCCGGCCGCCTTCCCGTCGTTCTGGTGCGGGCGGGCCGGGAGAGCGCCGAGATCGCCGCGACCGTCGAGGGGTTCGTGGCCGAGGCCGCGCGCTGCGGCGCGAACCTGGAGATCGTCGACGTCCCCGAGGGGCGGCACGGCTTCGAGACGCTCGACCCGGTCGACGGGGCGCGCGAGGCCGTCCACCGCGCGGTGGGTGCGGTGCTCGCCCGCCTGAAGGGATAG